Genomic window (Halofilum ochraceum):
GAAACCGGCCGCCATCCACATCACCAGTGCGCCACAAACCAGGAAGTAGAACGTGTCGAGCGCGTAGCTCAGTTCAATTGTCATGTTGGCTGTATCCATGTCCGCTCCCCTTTAAAGCGCTTCCGCGCCGGCTTCACCGGTGCGGATACGTACGGTCTGTTCGAGTGGCTGAACGAAGATCTTGCCGTCGCCGATCTTCCCGGTCCGGGCGGCGTTGCAGATCGTCTCGATGGCGGCATCGACGCGGTCGTCCTCGAGTGCGACGTCGAGGCGGACCTTGGGCAGGAAGTCGACG
Coding sequences:
- a CDS encoding P-II family nitrogen regulator, translated to MKLVSAIIKPYKLDEVREALGEIGVQGITVSEVKGFGRQRGHTELYRGAEYVVDFLPKVRLDVALEDDRVDAAIETICNAARTGKIGDGKIFVQPLEQTVRIRTGEAGAEAL